The following proteins are co-located in the Megalops cyprinoides isolate fMegCyp1 chromosome 15, fMegCyp1.pri, whole genome shotgun sequence genome:
- the LOC118789990 gene encoding inositol 1,4,5-trisphosphate receptor-interacting protein: MQGAIARVCVVVAAAILNHPLLFPKENLTIPEQEEELLARMREHEEKLEAEQARLERELSEGAPEEARDDPEEGYSCYFWSALSMIIFFTIEVCRQDLIGSCSPGQEDEDVLTDGTAWACKPLFPDKGVLSSFYERCVRVTPQETRRTCEFVEGFADDLLEALRSASDREADMEVEDCLGVGSIYEGWRASKPLMCDLIVPFAPPEPYSFGFELWCGAAGDVPPDMQGCGRIRLVRAREAGCLCGGTELGDDMLCLLHQGKNERPRTGGATDDLLCSKDTPYLAKDQVMKWFQIAVTKAWARISHKYEFELAFRNLDSPGALKVRFRSGKVVVLNLTPVVQFEDTDAYFISHFPSEGDSGSDTFWPLSFAVYEKNLLKCLAKSLPENSCHIKCLQIASFLHKKQTGLTGKSALTNYHLKTVLLHLLLGTKSSAWGAENLELRLRDVMGFLEKSLQEKRLYHVLIGNSRLPKEIGIPAIFCRAEPVNLLRPLVLQRHLYAQTVEHFHEMLKNASVLIQEYMPHFPNGTVPQTIGASLQS, from the coding sequence ATGCAGGGCGCGATCGCTCGGGTGTGCGTGGTGGTGGCGGCGGCCATCCTCAACCACCCTCTCCTGTTCCCGAAAGAGAACCTCACCATCccggagcaggaggaggagctccTGGCCCGCATGCGCGAGCATGAGGAGAAGCTGGAGGCGGAGCAGGCCCGGCTGGAGAGGGAGCTGTCCGAGGGGGCGCCAGAGGAAGCGCGGGACGACCCGGaggaggggtacagctgctaCTTCTGGAGCGCCCTCTCCATGATCATCTTCTTCACCATCGAGGTGTGCCGGCAGGATCTCATCGGGTCCTGTTCGCCTGGCCAGGAGGACGAGGACGTCCTCACTGACGGCACCGCCTGGGCCTGCAAGCCCCTCTTCCCAGACAAAGGGGTGCTGAGCAGCTTCTACGAGAGGTGCGTCCGGGTAACGCCCCAGGAAACCCGCAGGACGTGCGAGTTCGTGGAAGGGTTCGCCGACGACCTGCTGGAGGCGCTGCGGAGCGCCAGCGACCGCGAGGCCGACATGGAGGTGGAGGACTGCCTGGGTGTGGGCAGCATTTACGAGGGCTGGCGGGCGAGCAAGCCACTGATGTGCGACCTGATCGTGCCCTTCGCCCCGCCGGAGCCCTACAGCTTCGGGTTCGAGCTGTGGTGCGGTGCAGCCGGCGACGTTCCCCCTGACATGCAGGGCTGCGGCCGGATCCGGCTGGTGAGGGCCCGGGAGGCAGGGTGTCTGTGCGGGGGCACCGAGCTCGGAGACGACATGCTGTGCCTGCTGCACCAGGGCAAGAACGAGAGGCCCAGAACCGGCGGCGCCACCGACGACCTCCTCTGCTCGAAGGACACGCCCTACCTGGCCAAGGACCAGGTGATGAAGTGGTTCCAGATCGCCGTGACCAAGGCCTGGGCGAGGATCTCCCACAAGTACGAGTTTGAGCTGGCCTTCCGCAACCTCGATTCCCCAGGGGCCCTGAAGGTCCGGTTCAGATCGGGGAAGGTGGTCGTCCTCAACCTCACGCCCGTGGTCCAGTTCGAGGACACCGACGCGTACTTCATCTCGCACTTTCCCTCGGAGGGAGACAGCGGCTCGGACACATTCTGGCCCCTGTCCTTTGCTGTTTACGAGAAGAATCTTCTGAAGTGCTTAGCCAAAAGTTTACCGGAAAACTCCTGCCATATTAAATGCCTTCAGATTGCGTCCTTCCTCCATAAGAAGCAAACAGGTCTGACAGGCAAGAGTGCCCTCACTAACTATCACCTGAAGACTGTGCTGCTACATCTGCTCTTGGGCACGAAGTCCTCGGCGTGGGGCGCCGAAAACCTGGAGCTCCGTCTGCGTGACGTCATGGGGTTCCTGGAGAAGAGCCTTCAGGAGAAGCGGCTCTACCACGTGCTCATCGGAAACTCCCGCCTCCCGAAAGAGATCGGGATTCCAGCGATATTCTGCAGGGCGGAGCCCGTGAACCTCCTCCGCC